The proteins below are encoded in one region of Candidatus Moraniibacteriota bacterium:
- a CDS encoding leucyl aminopeptidase — MQFLFTKNVSEKSVLAHITDKETDEVVHKGEREELLLGIGSREKMTRRKLLLLPRRMVMLAQSKNMREISIDWQEWHFPHLNIDEVELAEIFATNALMADFSFDVFKTKPKNGFSKVEKIFFDISVRKQVLAGLNKGIIIGEEVNASRHIATMPGGEMTPSILAMHAKKAIKNLPIKLSVLDEKAMGKLKMGGILGVGKGSIEKSYFIVLEYWGAGKPAQGGSAFDGKGPVVLVGKGVTFDTGGINLKPSDSILGMNMDMSGGASVIHALASAARLKMKKNIVALIPAVENMASGSSYRPGDVLRSMSGKTIEVLNTDAEGRIILADALIYAKRYHPKLVVDVATLTGASLVALGERASALFTQDEKLEQLFRHLGEESGDHVWPLPLWDEYDDEVKGTFGDVANLGKTRWGGAITAAVFLKQFVDKAYPWVHLDIAPRMTTLSDEFLARGSAGAPVRLLVKLLEKF; from the coding sequence ATGCAATTTCTTTTTACAAAAAATGTTTCCGAGAAAAGTGTGTTGGCGCATATTACAGACAAAGAAACTGATGAGGTAGTCCATAAAGGAGAAAGAGAAGAACTCTTGCTCGGTATTGGTTCACGAGAAAAAATGACCAGACGAAAGTTATTGCTTCTTCCTCGTCGTATGGTGATGCTCGCTCAGTCAAAGAATATGAGGGAAATTTCGATTGATTGGCAGGAATGGCACTTTCCACATTTGAATATCGATGAAGTGGAGCTGGCAGAAATATTTGCGACGAATGCACTCATGGCCGATTTCTCTTTTGATGTATTCAAGACAAAGCCGAAAAACGGCTTTTCAAAAGTAGAGAAAATATTTTTTGATATATCAGTCAGAAAACAAGTCCTCGCTGGACTAAACAAGGGAATCATCATTGGAGAAGAAGTGAATGCCTCACGTCATATTGCGACGATGCCCGGAGGGGAGATGACTCCATCAATACTGGCGATGCACGCAAAAAAGGCAATCAAAAATCTTCCCATCAAACTCTCTGTCCTTGATGAAAAAGCGATGGGAAAATTGAAAATGGGAGGAATACTCGGTGTCGGTAAAGGTTCTATAGAGAAATCATATTTTATCGTATTGGAATATTGGGGAGCTGGAAAGCCCGCCCAGGGCGGGTCCGCCTTTGACGGAAAAGGGCCAGTTGTTTTGGTTGGCAAAGGCGTGACTTTTGATACTGGTGGTATCAATCTGAAACCGAGTGATAGTATCCTCGGAATGAATATGGATATGTCAGGAGGAGCATCGGTAATACACGCTCTCGCTTCAGCTGCACGTCTGAAAATGAAAAAAAATATTGTCGCTTTGATTCCGGCGGTGGAAAATATGGCATCGGGTTCGAGTTATCGTCCAGGTGATGTGCTCCGTTCGATGTCTGGAAAAACAATTGAAGTTTTGAATACGGATGCTGAAGGAAGAATTATTCTTGCTGATGCACTCATCTATGCAAAGAGGTATCATCCGAAATTGGTCGTTGATGTCGCGACGCTGACCGGTGCGTCTCTCGTCGCGCTTGGTGAGCGAGCTTCAGCTCTGTTCACACAGGACGAGAAACTAGAACAACTGTTTCGTCATCTCGGTGAAGAAAGTGGAGATCATGTTTGGCCACTGCCACTTTGGGATGAATATGATGATGAAGTGAAGGGTACTTTTGGTGATGTTGCCAATCTCGGAAAGACACGCTGGGGCGGTGCTATCACTGCTGCCGTTTTCCTGAAACAATTTGTCGACAAGGCATATCCGTGGGTACATCTCGATATTGCACCACGGATGACGACCCTTTCTGATGAATTTCTTGCCAGGGGATCAGCTGGCGCGCCAGTTCGTTTGCTGGTAAAATTATTGGAAAAATTCTAG
- a CDS encoding exodeoxyribonuclease III codes for MSKKLLTIISWNVNGIRAVHKKGLFLPFIEKYQPDILCLQETKALEGQAEIDLPEYEEYWNSADRKGYSGTAIFTKTKPLSVINGIFPEIAERFHLTHDSYGDPTREGRVITAEYDTFYLVTVYTPNVKEDLSRLSLRKKQWDPAFLAFCQELEKKKPVVFCGDLNVAYTEDDLANPKANIGKHGFTNEERNGFHNFITAGFVDTFRIFHQGNGFYSWWSYFANSRSRNVGWRIDYFLTSQSLTPRIHDAYILPEVTGSDHCPVGITFSL; via the coding sequence ATGTCCAAAAAACTCCTCACAATCATATCGTGGAATGTCAACGGTATTCGTGCTGTCCATAAAAAAGGCCTTTTTTTGCCATTTATAGAGAAATATCAACCAGATATTCTCTGTTTACAAGAAACCAAGGCTCTCGAGGGTCAGGCGGAAATTGACTTACCAGAATACGAAGAGTATTGGAATTCTGCTGACAGAAAAGGCTATTCCGGGACAGCGATATTTACAAAAACAAAACCACTCTCTGTTATCAATGGCATTTTTCCTGAGATAGCTGAGCGATTTCATCTGACACACGATAGTTATGGTGATCCGACGAGAGAAGGACGAGTGATTACGGCAGAATATGATACTTTCTATCTTGTGACAGTGTATACCCCCAACGTGAAAGAAGATTTGAGTCGTCTCTCACTTCGTAAAAAACAGTGGGACCCTGCTTTTCTCGCTTTCTGTCAAGAACTAGAAAAGAAGAAGCCCGTTGTTTTTTGTGGAGATCTGAACGTGGCCTATACAGAAGACGATCTCGCGAATCCAAAAGCCAATATCGGGAAGCATGGTTTCACCAATGAAGAACGAAATGGTTTCCATAATTTTATCACAGCAGGATTTGTCGACACGTTCCGTATTTTTCACCAGGGCAATGGTTTCTATAGTTGGTGGTCGTACTTCGCGAATTCACGATCCCGCAATGTCGGTTGGCGGATCGATTATTTCCTCACGAGTCAGTCTCTCACCCCGAGAATCCATGACGCGTATATCCTCCCCGAAGTGACAGGCTCGGATCATTGTCCTGTCGGTATCACATTTTCCTTATGA
- a CDS encoding 23S rRNA (adenine(2503)-C(2))-methyltransferase RlmN, with amino-acid sequence MLLSRKQQFEALFPEAPAFRWRQIEEAFFDISLKSVTEISNIPLTMREILVKELPWLTVKEVRVFESVKKDTFKAVVEIEGGHRVETVLMKNARGQWTVCVSSQVGCAMACTFCATGTMGFTRNLISDEIVDQIRFWNIFLASRPNLAPRISNVVFMGMGEPLANYDNVKEAIRQLLTYTDLGPTHITVSTVGLLPMLRKILTDEKWPPVRLAVSLHSAVTETRKKMMPSSFETFLDELIVWTHEYFAKNETRRRHLTFEYVMLSKINDTEEHATSLIRFAKQMENVKINLIPYNFTGSVYRDSLPGDFDRFQKQLEDAGVTVTRRKTMGDDIAAACGQLIVEGNTTTK; translated from the coding sequence ATGCTTCTTTCCCGTAAACAACAATTTGAAGCCTTATTTCCAGAAGCCCCCGCTTTCCGATGGCGTCAGATAGAAGAGGCTTTTTTTGATATTTCTCTCAAATCTGTGACAGAAATCTCCAATATTCCTCTTACTATGCGTGAAATTCTTGTAAAAGAATTACCCTGGCTTACTGTCAAAGAAGTACGAGTATTTGAAAGTGTCAAAAAAGACACATTCAAGGCAGTGGTAGAGATAGAAGGAGGCCATCGGGTAGAAACTGTGCTTATGAAAAATGCACGAGGACAATGGACGGTGTGTGTCTCATCGCAGGTAGGGTGTGCGATGGCGTGTACGTTTTGTGCGACGGGAACGATGGGTTTCACTCGTAATCTCATATCCGATGAAATTGTCGATCAGATACGTTTCTGGAATATTTTTCTTGCTTCGCGTCCAAATCTCGCCCCTCGTATCAGCAACGTAGTCTTTATGGGAATGGGAGAACCACTCGCTAACTACGATAATGTGAAAGAAGCGATTCGACAATTGCTTACTTATACTGATCTTGGACCGACACACATTACGGTATCGACTGTCGGACTGTTACCGATGCTTCGCAAGATTCTTACAGATGAGAAGTGGCCACCTGTCCGTCTCGCTGTCTCGCTTCATAGTGCTGTGACTGAAACACGGAAGAAAATGATGCCCAGCTCGTTTGAAACTTTTTTAGATGAACTCATTGTGTGGACTCATGAATATTTTGCAAAGAATGAGACGAGACGTCGTCATCTCACGTTTGAATATGTGATGTTGTCAAAGATCAATGATACCGAAGAACACGCTACCTCTCTTATTCGTTTTGCGAAACAGATGGAAAATGTGAAAATAAATCTCATTCCTTACAACTTTACCGGAAGCGTGTACAGAGATAGTCTTCCTGGAGACTTTGATCGCTTTCAAAAACAACTCGAAGATGCAGGTGTCACGGTTACTCGTCGCAAAACAATGGGAGATGATATCGCTGCCGCTTGTGGACAACTCATTGTAGAAGGTAATACAACCACGAAATAG
- the bcp gene encoding thioredoxin-dependent thiol peroxidase — protein MALALGTQAPDFSLPDQNGVLHHFETSLGKWVILYFYPKDDTPGCTIEACSFRDNFSALTEAGIVVLGVSVDSVVKHAKFVSKYELPFTLLSDEEKEVVALYGVWGKKKFMGHEYMGTSRVSFLIDPTGKIVKIYDPVKTLGHAKEVLADVQSLK, from the coding sequence ATGGCTCTCGCTCTCGGTACGCAAGCACCAGATTTTTCTCTCCCAGATCAGAATGGTGTTCTCCATCATTTTGAGACCTCTCTCGGAAAATGGGTGATTCTCTATTTCTACCCCAAGGATGATACCCCTGGATGTACGATCGAAGCCTGTAGTTTCCGAGACAATTTTTCTGCACTTACAGAAGCTGGGATTGTTGTGCTCGGCGTTTCTGTCGATTCAGTGGTCAAACATGCAAAGTTCGTGTCGAAATATGAACTTCCATTCACACTTCTTTCTGATGAAGAAAAAGAGGTTGTTGCACTGTATGGAGTGTGGGGGAAGAAGAAATTTATGGGACACGAGTATATGGGGACGAGCCGGGTGTCTTTTCTTATCGATCCGACAGGGAAGATTGTGAAGATCTATGATCCGGTGAAGACGCTTGGTCATGCCAAAGAAGTATTGGCAGATGTTCAATCATTGAAATAA
- a CDS encoding prepilin-type N-terminal cleavage/methylation domain-containing protein, translating into MTKKNLKGMTLVELMVAISIMLIAMGGFTTLFIKSWDTNKFVLEEGMASSNASYALGKVIKQLRGVKQADNGDFPVESADDFDLKVYVDIDHDDVTERVHYFLDLDTHELQRGVTNPTGSAPVSYPASDDSVSVIAEHITNTNANPLFLYYNKNYPGDTTNNPIATPADVSAIRLIQVHLWVDVNPAHPPNNINMESFVDLRNLKYYE; encoded by the coding sequence ATGACAAAAAAAAATCTCAAAGGGATGACTCTTGTGGAGCTTATGGTAGCGATCAGTATTATGCTGATTGCTATGGGAGGTTTTACGACGCTTTTTATTAAGAGTTGGGATACGAATAAGTTTGTTCTCGAGGAAGGTATGGCATCCTCGAATGCTTCATATGCCTTGGGAAAAGTGATCAAACAGCTCCGTGGTGTGAAGCAAGCGGACAATGGAGATTTTCCTGTTGAATCCGCTGATGATTTTGATCTGAAAGTCTATGTCGACATCGATCATGATGACGTGACAGAGCGTGTACACTATTTCCTCGATCTCGATACACACGAGCTACAAAGAGGAGTGACCAATCCCACCGGATCAGCACCGGTCTCATATCCAGCATCCGATGACTCTGTCTCTGTGATTGCCGAGCATATCACGAATACGAATGCCAATCCGCTTTTTCTCTATTACAACAAAAACTATCCTGGTGATACGACCAACAATCCAATCGCGACACCGGCCGATGTCTCTGCTATCCGATTGATTCAGGTGCATCTCTGGGTAGATGTCAATCCGGCTCATCCACCGAATAATATCAATATGGAATCATTTGTCGATCTGCGTAACCTGAAATATTATGAGTAG
- a CDS encoding pilus assembly PilX N-terminal domain-containing protein, translated as MSAKQKGSALVYGLVIMTAVAIILTSLLTYITSQIKYSLRIHSREQSFQIAESGISFYRWYLAHQAEGRTAQQLATFWSSGNPYGVGTPYVGVYYDPFGTAIGEYSLTVIPPAVGSTIVRVTSIGATYKYPTDTRTLTVRFRRPSWSESAVLANDFMRFGNGTEVFGKIMSNKGIRFDGLSHNIVSSAVSTFDDPDHTGASEFGVHTHKNVPPTTGVNDTFRSAEAPNSAVALRSDVFEAGRSFPVATVDFNGVIGDMSLMKSEAQAGNGEYFNTTGFGREIVLKTNGTFDICTVNTYDATTYQPSNYVGAVSGASGSYAGTNGNSCVATTCCVGVACPLIQNSKPTRGRCASQSNHTIVDNGVIFVENNVWVSGQIDTKKITIAAANLVGGTIPSLYVMHNLLYTNYTGTDIIGLIGQKNVDIPRNSDTTLRIDAALLAQQGRVGRAWYSGLTKNTITIYGAIATSLRYGFAYTDGTGYINRNLYYDNNLLYYPPPYFPTGTQYQMDLWEED; from the coding sequence ATGAGTGCAAAACAAAAAGGTTCAGCATTGGTGTATGGTCTGGTCATTATGACAGCTGTGGCTATTATATTGACATCTCTTTTGACATATATTACTTCACAAATAAAATACTCGTTGCGTATACATTCACGCGAACAATCGTTTCAGATAGCAGAGTCGGGCATTAGCTTTTATCGTTGGTATCTGGCACATCAGGCAGAAGGGAGAACCGCCCAACAGCTCGCTACCTTCTGGTCGAGTGGGAATCCATATGGTGTCGGAACTCCATATGTCGGGGTGTATTATGATCCTTTCGGAACGGCGATAGGGGAATACTCTCTCACAGTGATTCCTCCGGCAGTAGGATCGACAATTGTCAGAGTGACATCGATTGGTGCAACGTACAAATATCCGACTGATACTCGGACACTTACCGTACGTTTTCGTCGTCCTTCGTGGAGCGAGAGTGCGGTACTCGCCAATGATTTTATGCGTTTTGGAAATGGTACAGAAGTATTTGGCAAGATTATGTCCAATAAGGGCATTCGTTTTGATGGTTTGTCACATAATATTGTTTCCAGTGCTGTTTCTACATTCGATGATCCTGATCACACTGGTGCCAGTGAGTTTGGTGTTCATACACACAAAAATGTCCCTCCGACTACAGGGGTAAATGATACATTTCGTTCTGCGGAAGCACCGAACTCTGCTGTTGCGCTACGATCCGATGTGTTCGAAGCCGGTCGATCTTTTCCTGTAGCGACGGTGGATTTCAATGGCGTGATCGGGGATATGAGTTTAATGAAATCAGAAGCGCAAGCAGGGAATGGAGAATATTTCAATACAACTGGTTTTGGACGAGAAATCGTACTCAAAACAAATGGTACTTTTGATATCTGTACGGTGAATACCTATGATGCCACCACTTATCAGCCGTCTAATTATGTCGGTGCTGTTTCGGGTGCGAGCGGTTCCTATGCCGGAACCAATGGAAATAGTTGTGTTGCAACAACTTGCTGTGTAGGAGTTGCCTGTCCATTGATTCAAAATAGTAAACCTACAAGAGGAAGATGTGCGAGTCAATCGAATCATACTATTGTGGATAATGGAGTGATATTTGTTGAGAACAACGTGTGGGTGTCGGGTCAGATAGATACCAAGAAGATCACGATAGCTGCTGCGAATCTTGTCGGAGGCACTATTCCTTCGCTCTATGTGATGCACAATCTCTTGTATACCAATTATACAGGGACGGATATTATTGGTCTTATCGGACAGAAAAATGTCGATATTCCACGGAACAGCGATACGACACTTCGAATCGATGCTGCGCTCCTCGCTCAACAAGGGAGAGTGGGACGTGCGTGGTATAGCGGTCTGACAAAAAATACTATTACTATCTACGGAGCCATCGCTACGAGTCTTCGATACGGTTTTGCTTACACTGATGGCACCGGATATATAAATCGTAATTTGTATTATGATAATAATCTATTGTATTATCCACCGCCATATTTCCCTACAGGGACACAATATCAGATGGATTTGTGGGAAGAAGATTAG
- the mraZ gene encoding division/cell wall cluster transcriptional repressor MraZ, whose protein sequence is MFIGEYSHTIDPKKRLALPSKFRGELGSKVVVTRGLDNCLFVYPMKVWEELAIKLGTLPVGEAGTRSFIRVMLAGATDVELDNQGRILLPEYLKNDGGLKKDVTIVGLFNRLEIWDTTKWNKYKSQAEKNTGKIAEDLGKLGIY, encoded by the coding sequence ATGTTCATCGGAGAATACTCACATACGATCGATCCCAAGAAGCGCCTCGCGCTTCCTTCAAAGTTTCGTGGTGAACTCGGAAGCAAAGTTGTAGTGACACGAGGACTCGATAATTGTTTGTTTGTGTATCCGATGAAGGTATGGGAAGAACTCGCAATCAAACTCGGGACACTACCAGTTGGTGAAGCAGGAACGCGAAGTTTTATTCGTGTGATGCTCGCAGGTGCGACTGATGTCGAGCTCGATAATCAGGGACGCATTCTTCTTCCGGAATATTTGAAGAATGATGGTGGCTTGAAAAAAGATGTCACGATTGTTGGACTCTTCAATCGTCTCGAAATATGGGACACGACGAAGTGGAACAAATACAAGAGTCAGGCAGAGAAGAATACAGGAAAGATTGCAGAGGATTTAGGTAAGCTGGGCATTTACTAA
- a CDS encoding MiaB/RimO family radical SAM methylthiotransferase, translating into MTKKFFLKTFGCQQNVADSERIESFYLSRGFSRAETIEEADVLLLNTCVIRDKAEEKVYGMIKSLRTRLGNKSPHIVVTGCLIGAASRVPGGKMMKRLTTRLPDVEFLPLEEVGFEYTPTRASGKTASIVISNGCNNYCAFCIVPFSRGKERSRAFADILSEAKQVIADGYEEIVLLGQNVNSYGADFLQEKIQEEEEYILPDGKKVKPVMVKHLNRHRIPTLFPYLLESVAQIPKVKKVTFISSNPWDFSDELINVMARYENINRELHLPVQSGNDEILKKMNRWYTREEYLSLIDRIRQAIPKMTFTTDIIVGFPGETREQFEDSIDIVKRVGFVKTFIAWYSPRPGTSATKGMEDDVRIEEKQRRFHELDAIAFKGKK; encoded by the coding sequence ATGACAAAAAAATTTTTCCTCAAAACTTTCGGGTGTCAGCAAAATGTCGCTGATTCAGAACGGATCGAGAGTTTCTATCTCTCTCGTGGTTTTTCTCGTGCTGAAACAATAGAAGAAGCTGATGTGCTTCTTCTCAATACGTGCGTCATTCGTGATAAAGCGGAAGAGAAGGTGTACGGTATGATCAAAAGTCTCCGTACACGTCTCGGTAATAAATCACCGCATATCGTCGTGACAGGATGTCTCATCGGAGCGGCGAGTCGTGTCCCTGGTGGTAAAATGATGAAACGTCTGACGACACGTCTCCCTGATGTTGAATTTCTTCCTCTTGAAGAAGTCGGTTTTGAATATACGCCGACCCGAGCTTCTGGCAAGACAGCATCTATCGTCATTTCCAATGGGTGTAATAATTACTGTGCTTTTTGTATTGTACCGTTTTCTCGTGGCAAAGAACGATCACGAGCCTTCGCTGATATTCTTTCTGAAGCCAAACAGGTGATAGCAGATGGATATGAGGAAATAGTACTCCTTGGTCAGAATGTGAATTCGTACGGGGCTGATTTTTTGCAAGAAAAAATACAAGAAGAGGAAGAATATATTTTGCCAGATGGTAAGAAAGTGAAGCCAGTGATGGTAAAACATCTGAACCGACACCGTATTCCGACATTGTTTCCATACCTTCTTGAAAGTGTTGCACAAATACCCAAAGTGAAAAAAGTCACTTTTATTTCTTCGAACCCATGGGACTTTTCCGATGAATTGATCAATGTGATGGCACGATACGAAAATATCAATCGAGAGCTTCATCTCCCTGTGCAATCAGGAAATGATGAAATATTGAAAAAGATGAATCGTTGGTATACGCGTGAAGAATATCTCAGTCTCATTGACCGTATTCGTCAGGCAATACCCAAGATGACATTCACGACTGATATCATCGTCGGATTCCCTGGTGAGACGAGAGAACAATTCGAAGACAGTATTGATATCGTAAAGCGTGTCGGTTTTGTCAAGACATTCATCGCGTGGTATTCACCACGTCCGGGAACATCAGCTACCAAAGGAATGGAAGATGATGTTCGTATCGAAGAAAAACAGCGTCGTTTTCACGAACTTGATGCTATCGCGTTCAAAGGAAAGAAGTAG
- a CDS encoding replication-associated recombination protein A has product MNTIPLAERMRPKTIEEFLGQEKIFGEGSFLRDAIKQNHVPSLILWGPPGSGKTTLARILSTALDADFIALSAVSSGKKDLQTVLLRAQENHTQGKQTILFLDEIHRWNKAQQDALLPFVESGILTLVGATTENPSFEVNSALLSRSRVLVLEKHTTATLTLLLKRALTDDAEMKKKKITARDETLSFIAEVAGGDGRQALNILEACATRTKNITPEIVGTIVERSHILYDKGGEQHYNIISALHKSLRGGDVDASLYWLGRMLVAGEDPLYVARRLVRFASEDIGLANSFALPQAVAVFQSCQMLGMPECEVHLAQAVVYLAKSKKSNALYVAYGKVKDDVARFPNEPVPLHLRNAPTKLMKEIGYGKDYKYTPDFKDEKSAKQDYLPEKLRGRKYIDFV; this is encoded by the coding sequence ATGAACACTATTCCTCTCGCGGAACGGATGCGTCCGAAGACAATCGAAGAATTCTTGGGTCAGGAAAAAATATTTGGCGAAGGATCATTCCTCCGTGACGCTATCAAACAGAATCACGTCCCATCACTCATCCTCTGGGGACCACCAGGGAGTGGCAAGACGACACTGGCACGCATCCTCTCGACGGCACTCGATGCGGATTTTATTGCTCTCTCGGCAGTGAGTAGTGGGAAGAAAGACTTACAAACAGTGCTCCTCCGAGCACAAGAGAATCATACACAAGGGAAGCAGACGATTCTCTTTCTTGATGAAATACATCGCTGGAACAAGGCGCAGCAAGATGCACTCCTTCCTTTTGTCGAGTCCGGTATATTGACCCTCGTCGGTGCAACGACCGAGAACCCGAGTTTCGAAGTGAATTCTGCTCTTCTCTCTCGATCTCGAGTACTCGTACTTGAGAAGCATACGACTGCCACACTGACACTGCTTCTCAAACGTGCACTCACTGATGATGCCGAAATGAAAAAGAAAAAAATAACCGCCCGAGACGAGACGCTTTCTTTTATTGCGGAAGTCGCAGGAGGGGATGGACGGCAAGCACTCAATATTCTCGAGGCTTGTGCAACTCGTACCAAAAATATCACTCCAGAAATCGTCGGCACTATCGTCGAGCGTTCGCACATTCTCTATGACAAGGGAGGGGAGCAACATTACAATATTATTTCTGCTTTGCACAAATCCCTGCGGGGAGGGGACGTCGATGCGAGTTTGTATTGGCTCGGACGGATGCTTGTCGCAGGAGAAGATCCTCTCTATGTTGCACGACGTCTCGTCCGTTTTGCTTCTGAGGATATCGGACTGGCGAACTCATTTGCATTACCACAAGCAGTCGCTGTTTTTCAGTCCTGTCAGATGCTTGGGATGCCAGAATGTGAAGTCCATCTCGCTCAGGCAGTGGTCTATCTCGCGAAGTCCAAGAAATCCAACGCACTCTATGTTGCTTATGGAAAGGTTAAGGATGATGTGGCTCGTTTCCCGAACGAACCAGTACCCCTCCATCTTCGTAATGCCCCGACAAAATTGATGAAAGAAATAGGTTATGGAAAAGACTATAAATACACCCCTGATTTCAAGGACGAAAAATCAGCCAAACAAGACTATCTTCCAGAAAAACTCCGTGGGAGAAAATATATTGATTTTGTATAG
- the pilM gene encoding type IV pilus assembly protein PilM: MSILQKNFFNVFPNAFGLDLSDLSIKAVWLERMGKLDSISSFGSVPLPLGSVVDGEIVNPDAVQSAIIDLLDKTGPGRITTRKVICSLPETKAFLRIISIPMMASKEVKEAIKWEIEANIPLTLDQVYYDWQILDENFIQEKGKMSVLVVAVARSVVDQFQSVLTSAGLEVVGLETESIAQARSLLAEKNEKQTTLIVDIGDRRSSFLIAIGSTTCFTSSVPLSSQMITDAISKSLQIPFGEAEEIKIKQGLGSLALQSPVLKAALPVLESIATEIERSIDFYLSNLHYSENIDSIVLCGGGANMQGLVPFLSRRLGRLVEFGDPWVNVNLGKKIPLIDHNRSVQYSTAIGLALRGLDEYENFA; this comes from the coding sequence ATGAGTATTTTACAGAAGAATTTTTTCAATGTTTTCCCGAATGCTTTCGGACTTGATTTGAGTGATCTCTCTATCAAAGCTGTGTGGCTGGAACGTATGGGAAAACTCGACTCTATTTCGAGTTTTGGTTCCGTGCCATTACCTCTAGGCAGTGTTGTTGATGGGGAGATTGTCAATCCTGATGCAGTTCAATCTGCAATTATAGATTTGCTTGACAAAACTGGACCTGGACGAATCACAACCCGAAAAGTAATATGTTCTCTCCCTGAAACCAAGGCTTTTTTACGTATCATATCTATCCCCATGATGGCTTCCAAGGAGGTAAAAGAGGCTATTAAATGGGAGATTGAAGCCAATATTCCGTTGACACTTGATCAGGTATACTATGATTGGCAGATTCTCGATGAGAATTTTATTCAAGAAAAAGGGAAAATGAGCGTGTTAGTTGTAGCTGTGGCACGCAGTGTTGTTGATCAGTTTCAGTCCGTTCTCACTTCTGCTGGACTCGAAGTTGTCGGACTCGAAACAGAATCTATTGCTCAGGCACGAAGTCTCTTGGCGGAGAAAAATGAGAAACAAACAACACTTATTGTTGACATCGGTGATCGACGTTCGAGCTTCTTGATTGCTATCGGAAGTACGACGTGTTTCACTTCGAGTGTCCCTCTCTCTTCTCAGATGATCACTGATGCTATTTCCAAATCACTTCAGATTCCTTTTGGAGAAGCAGAAGAGATCAAAATCAAGCAAGGCTTAGGATCACTTGCTTTACAGAGTCCAGTGCTCAAAGCTGCTTTACCAGTACTCGAAAGCATTGCGACAGAAATAGAACGATCAATTGATTTCTACCTGAGTAATCTCCATTATTCTGAAAATATCGATTCGATTGTGCTCTGCGGAGGAGGAGCTAACATGCAAGGACTTGTACCATTTCTGTCTCGACGGTTGGGACGATTGGTCGAATTTGGAGATCCTTGGGTCAACGTCAATCTCGGTAAGAAAATACCTCTTATTGATCACAATCGTTCCGTACAGTATTCAACCGCTATCGGCCTCGCACTCCGAGGTCTCGACGAATATGAAAACTTTGCTTAA